In a single window of the Micromonospora sp. WMMD1155 genome:
- the sigK gene encoding ECF RNA polymerase sigma factor SigK produces MSGEPEQARRLRSVPQDTASQPTADELLSRVARGDEAAFATLYDGMAGRVLGLARRVVRDPAQAEEVTQEVMVEVWRTAGRFDAGRGSASAWILTMAHRRAVDRVRSEQARTNRTQQVAATETHVPYDEVVEDVTARLEREQVRRCLGRLTPVQRESVTLAYYGGHTYREVAEKLQTPLPTVKTRMRDGLIRMRDCLGIEMEGRA; encoded by the coding sequence ATGAGCGGTGAACCGGAACAGGCACGGCGCTTGCGATCCGTGCCGCAGGACACGGCGAGCCAGCCCACGGCCGACGAGCTGCTCTCACGGGTGGCACGAGGCGACGAAGCCGCCTTCGCGACGCTGTACGACGGCATGGCGGGTCGGGTCCTCGGGCTGGCCCGGCGGGTGGTACGCGATCCGGCGCAGGCGGAGGAGGTGACGCAGGAGGTGATGGTCGAGGTGTGGCGCACCGCCGGCCGCTTCGACGCCGGCCGTGGCTCGGCCTCGGCGTGGATCCTCACGATGGCGCACCGCCGGGCGGTGGACCGGGTGCGTTCCGAACAGGCCCGCACCAACCGTACCCAGCAGGTCGCCGCGACCGAGACACACGTCCCGTACGACGAGGTGGTCGAGGATGTCACGGCCCGGTTGGAGCGGGAGCAGGTGCGTCGGTGCCTGGGCCGGTTGACGCCGGTGCAGCGGGAGTCGGTGACGCTGGCCTACTACGGCGGTCACACCTACCGGGAGGTGGCCGAGAAGTTGCAGACACCGTTGCCGACGGTGAAGACGCGGATGCGCGACGGACTGATCCGGATGCGCGACTGCCTGGGCATCGAGATGGAGGGTCGGGCATGA
- a CDS encoding class F sortase — MTDTGDVPVSAGRRRGRHALLAAAGILTATAALTVGVAVANRGDDPPRPDASAAAPAANASAVPPTRPGELTSGPLMASSPPVRVSIPSLKSTAAIVALGLQADGAMQVPDNATDVGWFTRAPTPGALGPAVLAGHVDWKGHRGTFFDLARVKVGAEVTVDRQDGSTAMFTVTKVEQYPKDQFPTDEVYGATNNAALRLITCGGEFDDATQHYRDNVIVYARLAHAHPA; from the coding sequence GTGACAGACACCGGCGATGTACCAGTGTCGGCCGGCCGCCGCCGGGGGCGCCACGCGCTCCTGGCGGCGGCCGGCATCCTCACCGCGACGGCGGCCCTGACAGTCGGGGTCGCGGTCGCCAACCGGGGTGACGACCCACCACGACCTGACGCGTCCGCGGCGGCACCAGCCGCCAACGCGTCGGCCGTACCGCCCACCAGGCCGGGCGAGTTGACCTCGGGGCCGCTGATGGCCAGCTCACCGCCCGTGCGGGTGTCGATCCCGTCGCTGAAGTCCACCGCCGCCATCGTCGCCCTCGGCCTGCAGGCGGACGGTGCGATGCAGGTGCCGGACAACGCCACCGACGTGGGCTGGTTCACCAGGGCGCCGACGCCCGGGGCGCTCGGCCCGGCGGTGCTGGCCGGCCACGTCGACTGGAAGGGCCACCGGGGTACGTTCTTCGACCTGGCTAGGGTGAAGGTCGGGGCCGAGGTCACTGTCGACCGGCAGGACGGCAGTACCGCGATGTTCACCGTGACGAAGGTCGAGCAGTATCCCAAGGACCAATTTCCCACCGACGAGGTCTACGGAGCGACAAACAACGCCGCGCTGCGTCTGATCACCTGCGGCGGGGAGTTCGATGACGCTACGCAGCACTACCGCGACAACGTCATCGTGTACGCGCGCCTCGCTCACGCCCATCCCGCCTGA
- a CDS encoding anti-sigma factor gives MSADVHTLVGAYVLDAVDDVERAAFERHLVECEPCRVEVAELRETVVRLADDTVIESPPPGLRERTLAQAARTPQLRANVAGASGTRQAGRWRQLTVAAAAAVLVAGGASAITWTVSNDRISDEQASSEQARQIAAVLDAPDARVFERSLQPGGAATVVVSRGRDRGVVLLRDLPAPGSGRIYELWLIRGSEPRKVGQLAEGDRASTTVIGPVGEADTFGVSNEPVGGSATPTGIVGTVALS, from the coding sequence ATGAGCGCCGATGTGCACACCCTCGTTGGTGCGTACGTCCTGGATGCGGTCGACGACGTCGAGAGGGCCGCGTTCGAGCGGCACCTGGTCGAGTGCGAGCCGTGCCGCGTCGAGGTGGCCGAGTTGCGGGAGACCGTCGTGCGCCTCGCCGACGACACTGTCATCGAGTCGCCCCCGCCGGGGTTGCGAGAGCGGACCCTTGCCCAGGCGGCCCGAACCCCGCAGCTGCGCGCAAACGTGGCGGGCGCCAGCGGCACACGGCAGGCGGGCAGGTGGCGACAGCTCACCGTGGCCGCCGCGGCAGCGGTTCTCGTGGCCGGTGGTGCGAGTGCGATCACCTGGACGGTCAGCAACGATCGGATCAGTGACGAGCAGGCCAGCAGCGAGCAGGCTCGGCAGATCGCCGCCGTCCTGGACGCCCCGGACGCCCGGGTGTTCGAACGGTCGCTACAGCCCGGTGGTGCCGCGACCGTGGTGGTGTCCCGTGGCCGCGACCGTGGTGTGGTGCTGCTGCGTGACCTGCCCGCGCCCGGTTCCGGGCGGATCTACGAGTTGTGGCTCATCCGGGGCAGCGAGCCCCGCAAGGTGGGACAGCTCGCCGAGGGGGACAGGGCGTCGACGACTGTCATCGGTCCGGTCGGCGAGGCGGACACGTTCGGGGTGTCCAACGAGCCCGTCGGCGGCTCGGCCACCCCCACGGGGATCGTGGGTACTGTCGCGCTGAGCTGA